In the genome of Aedes aegypti strain LVP_AGWG chromosome 2, AaegL5.0 Primary Assembly, whole genome shotgun sequence, the window ttgataataaagataataataataaggaaaaaatcaaatctctagAATTATTCCTTACACGCAGCAGCTGGaatatcgaatttcatacattttggtggaacgattattgcaatacgaacgctttatgtatcgttttagcatctttcctcatcaaggcgtcgataggcgcgtggtgtacgatcgcaaggttcttggttcgattccaggttgccgcgaaaacgttttttgttttcaaatactggtttcataaggcaaatttatgaatttcaatccgatttcttgtggcgaattttcataaggggttcctatgtttatcgatagttcatttgcctgagtgtatgcatcgttggaagaatttctgccaGAGAAAATCATAAGCCCTTTCACTACGGAAATCACAGAATAAATTTCTACAAATCAATGCGATACGTATGTATGAGCTCAAATTATGCATGTCACTTGAGGTGTTTCTGGTTAATTTCTTAAATTCGAACGCTTTCTTGGTTTCCTTGGATTTTCTCaagattttgaacgttgtgaTTTTGTTTCCATTGGCCAGAGAAGGGCGAGAAAACGCCAAATTTTAGGcataatttctggaaaaaatcatgcACAGAAGTCTGATTTTAAGCTGGACTCCAAGATTGATTCAACAATTTTATCATTACTCAATTTTATAGAATTATGAATGATGGAagcaatctttggaaaattcaatcaaataggTGGCCCCTTTTGCTACGCCCATGTACCAACTTCTGTTGGGCAGACCGAAAATCATTGACAGAGCACGAAAGGCGATGATACCCATGCCTTATGAACTCTTCTCGATACTGCTTTCATTTCAACCGCGATTTAGTCTCTCATTGAAAGAGCATGACTATCATtggaattttgataaaaaacccctcaaatttcaatgacgaaaTTGAATGTAATGGCTGATTTCGCGATCATAAGTATATAAAACAATTGGTGGGAGAGAAACACAAAGGCTTCAGAATGATCACTTAAGTTTTTATCGATGAAACTTGCAATCATTTGAGTCGCTGCTTACGGTGAAAGGAATCTTCGTCGAAGTGAGCACAACTCCAATGGTAACGCTCTATCATTAAATCGTTTCAGGTTTATGACCCAAATGCTCCCCTGCACTCATGAATTGAcctgtttgaagcaaatttgcACCCCTGAGGTCATAGTTCGTGTTTGATAATTGGTGCTTTTGTTTTTTTGCTAATCTAATTTCAGATGCTGAAACTGCTGATAGCGGCGTGCTTGGTATCGCACGGTCTTGGACGACCCGATGTTTCACACATTTTGAAGCAGGAAAACCAACGCCAGAACGACAGGGCCTTCCATCCGCTGGATTACCTCAGTCGGCAGTTGGGCAAAGGTGGCGAGTTTGAAGCCCGTGCTGCCACCGCGAGTGAGTACAATGTGTTCGATTATTTAACTGCTTTTAATGAAACGGAAATTAACGGTCTTGAAGGCAGATCATCACCTCCCATTGGCGGTAGACGGGCTGGTAGCAGAGCTTTTAGGAATGTCGTTAAACCCTCTCCATTCAAGAAGAACACTGCTGAATTTGGCTACACCTATGAGAAACCATCCGATCCATTTGACTTCCCGATCAATCCAGATGCTAACTTGATTAAGCCAGTATCAACTCAAGCTCCGGAATATCTGCCTCCGGTGACACAAAGTCCTCCAACACCTGCAGATGTACAATCTTCGGTTTCCGGAATATCTTCTTCGCCATCGTACCCTGAATTGGTACCTGGTTCAGCAAATACCGAAAGGCCTCAGAGACCAATTGAATCTACATCTACGCAAGGATCAGTAGCAAGTGTTGGAACTAGCACTTCCTCTCCTACACCAGGATCGGAGACACCTAGTTTTCCTGGTATGTCACAATCCCCACAGAACGGTTACAGCCCACCAGGACCCACATCTAGTCCAGTAGACTTGACTACTGGATACCAACAAGGATCTACTGCCGATGATGAATTTACAGGATATCCTCCAGCATCTTCTCCTGAGCCCGGTCTTTCTTCAAGTGTTTATCCTCCGGAATCAAGGCCTAGTATTATCCCAGGAAGTCCAGTATCAACGACTTTTCCACAGGAAACTCCTACGAGTACTTCCCAACAGCCTGAATCTCAAGTAACCACCGAAAGTGGATTTACTGGTTATCCTCCGTATAAGCCTAGTTCAGAATCTACACCAAGACCTTCTCCGTCATCAACCGATTATCCACAAACATCCTCTAGCTTACCAGGTCAACAACCATCGACCACACCGGGATTCACTGGGtatcctgaaagtttcagctcaacaGTATCGCCTGATCAAGATTCTGGAACTACTACCTCTCCAACTGGTTATCCACAAGGGCCAAGCGAACAACCAGAAATCGGATTTACTGGATATCCTCAAGGACCAAGTTCAACAGTTTCACCTGGAGAAACTAGTACAGCTTTAACGGAATCTGAAACGACTACAGAAAAAGAAATTGGTGGATATCCACAGGGTCCATTCTCACCAAACGCTATAACCGAAAGTCCCATTACCGATTCCACCCCGGCTTTGCTCACAACCGGGGGTACTCAACCAGGTAAACCAGTGCTTCCACCCAACCTAAATGAGGTGCTTGGAGAGCCCTTCGACATCAACGATCTTGCCACTACTACGCAGCCAACAACCACCACTACTCCAAAAACGGCCGATGGATCCTTCATTCCTCCAAAACCTCGCCCGGAGTTGGTTGTTCCGAATGCACCGAGTGCCTCGCCGATCCCTGATCAAACTGAAAGACCCGCAACTCAACCAACACAATTGACAACACAGGCAGCCTTGCCTGGACAACCATCTTCCACTTCTGCTCCAGAATACCTGCCACCGGATAGTGATAGTCCTCAGAGTCCTCAAACAGGTCCTTCAACTACTGGTTTTGGAACCAGCGAATCTGTTACTACAGAAGCCAACTATCCAAGTTCTAGTCTAGAAACCACAACATTTGCCGGCTATCCGAGTTTCGATCGCGATACAACGACTTCCACCCGCTATCCAGTTGTAGGTCAAGACACTTCAACTACTGTGGGTTATGCTAGTCAGGAAACCACAACCTTTGCGGGTTATCCAGAATCTGATCGTGAAACCACGACTACGTCAAGTTATTTGGGCCCAAATCAGGAAGCTTCCACATCTTCTAACTACCCAAGTTCCGATCGTGATACCACAACTCCTGTTAGCTACCCAAAACC includes:
- the LOC5569902 gene encoding mucin-5AC isoform X2, whose amino-acid sequence is MMLKLLIAACLVSHGLGRPDVSHILKQENQRQNDRAFHPLDYLSRQLGKGGEFEARAATASRSSPPIGGRRAGSRAFRNVVKPSPFKKNTAEFGYTYEKPSDPFDFPINPDANLIKPVSTQAPEYLPPVTQSPPTPADVQSSVSGISSSPSYPELVPGSANTERPQRPIESTSTQGSVASVGTSTSSPTPGSETPSFPGMSQSPQNGYSPPGPTSSPVDLTTGYQQGSTADDEFTGYPPASSPEPGLSSSVYPPESRPSIIPGSPVSTTFPQETPTSTSQQPESQVTTESGFTGYPPYKPSSESTPRPSPSSTDYPQTSSSLPGQQPSTTPGFTGYPESFSSTVSPDQDSGTTTSPTGYPQGPSEQPEIGFTGYPQGPSSTVSPGETSTALTESETTTEKEIGGYPQGPFSPNAITESPITDSTPALLTTGGTQPGKPVLPPNLNEVLGEPFDINDLATTTQPTTTTTPKTADGSFIPPKPRPELVVPNAPSASPIPDQTERPATQPTQLTTQAALPGQPSSTSAPEYLPPDSDSPQSPQTGPSTTGFGTSESVTTEANYPSSSLETTTFAGYPSFDRDTTTSTRYPVVGQDTSTTVGYASQETTTFAGYPESDRETTTTSSYLGPNQEASTSSNYPSSDRDTTTPVSYPKPVQEASPDLGYPVSNGNRTTTSSYPSAGPETSTAAGYPSPDSATQVVQETTTATDFSSASQETTTSSRYPSEETITTSRPETTTFGGYPNAQGSTTTGAAEYTTVSTIGLEYSTGQPSTSKPLDGAQPYPMGPGSDQSSGPMSTAAPEYLPPEDDNSTSQYYPPATSPAVEFTSSVPEYRPEQPVRPSIPSDSQVNQAVPASPDYTEPPTDEQQPEQPETPINIMEMINAINGLVPGNSYLPPSSINMSDLRIVVDDTPSSDPIQTPPSSPSGPASEAEADGSEVQPRVALAESTSKGYNYQVPEERLPVPVIPSHTLDDEGYHYKIPKVPFLT
- the LOC5569902 gene encoding mucin-5AC isoform X1, producing MMLKLLIAACLVSHGLGRPDVSHILKQENQRQNDRAFHPLDYLSRQLGKGGEFEARAATASEYNVFDYLTAFNETEINGLEGRSSPPIGGRRAGSRAFRNVVKPSPFKKNTAEFGYTYEKPSDPFDFPINPDANLIKPVSTQAPEYLPPVTQSPPTPADVQSSVSGISSSPSYPELVPGSANTERPQRPIESTSTQGSVASVGTSTSSPTPGSETPSFPGMSQSPQNGYSPPGPTSSPVDLTTGYQQGSTADDEFTGYPPASSPEPGLSSSVYPPESRPSIIPGSPVSTTFPQETPTSTSQQPESQVTTESGFTGYPPYKPSSESTPRPSPSSTDYPQTSSSLPGQQPSTTPGFTGYPESFSSTVSPDQDSGTTTSPTGYPQGPSEQPEIGFTGYPQGPSSTVSPGETSTALTESETTTEKEIGGYPQGPFSPNAITESPITDSTPALLTTGGTQPGKPVLPPNLNEVLGEPFDINDLATTTQPTTTTTPKTADGSFIPPKPRPELVVPNAPSASPIPDQTERPATQPTQLTTQAALPGQPSSTSAPEYLPPDSDSPQSPQTGPSTTGFGTSESVTTEANYPSSSLETTTFAGYPSFDRDTTTSTRYPVVGQDTSTTVGYASQETTTFAGYPESDRETTTTSSYLGPNQEASTSSNYPSSDRDTTTPVSYPKPVQEASPDLGYPVSNGNRTTTSSYPSAGPETSTAAGYPSPDSATQVVQETTTATDFSSASQETTTSSRYPSEETITTSRPETTTFGGYPNAQGSTTTGAAEYTTVSTIGLEYSTGQPSTSKPLDGAQPYPMGPGSDQSSGPMSTAAPEYLPPEDDNSTSQYYPPATSPAVEFTSSVPEYRPEQPVRPSIPSDSQVNQAVPASPDYTEPPTDEQQPEQPETPINIMEMINAINGLVPGNSYLPPSSINMSDLRIVVDDTPSSDPIQTPPSSPSGPASEAEADGSEVQPRVALAESTSKGYNYQVPEERLPVPVIPSHTLDDEGYHYKIPKVPFLT